One window from the genome of Streptomyces sp. NBC_00287 encodes:
- a CDS encoding FadR/GntR family transcriptional regulator, which yields MAVTDEAIEKIKGMIVSGALRPGDRLPKESELAAELGLSRNSLREAVRALSLIRILDVRQGDGTYVTSLDPQLLLEAMSFVVDFHRDDTVLEFLAVRRILEPAATAMAAAQISERQLDELAEQLDKLGPSPSVEELVACDLEFHRAIVRTSGNSVLCSLLDGLSGPTTRARIWRGLTQEDAVSRTLHEHRAILGALRDRDAEAARSWATVHIASVEQWLRSTL from the coding sequence ATGGCAGTCACCGACGAGGCGATCGAGAAGATCAAGGGCATGATCGTCTCCGGTGCGCTGCGCCCCGGCGACCGGCTCCCCAAGGAGAGCGAACTCGCCGCCGAGCTGGGCCTGTCCCGCAACTCCCTGCGCGAGGCGGTACGCGCCCTGTCGCTGATCCGGATCCTGGACGTACGGCAGGGCGACGGCACCTATGTGACCAGCCTCGATCCCCAACTGCTGCTGGAGGCCATGAGCTTCGTCGTCGACTTCCACCGCGACGACACCGTGCTGGAGTTCCTGGCCGTACGGCGCATCCTGGAGCCGGCGGCCACGGCGATGGCGGCGGCGCAGATCAGCGAGCGGCAACTGGACGAGCTGGCCGAACAGTTGGACAAGCTCGGCCCGTCACCCTCGGTGGAGGAACTCGTCGCCTGCGATCTGGAGTTCCATCGGGCGATCGTGCGGACCTCCGGCAACTCGGTGCTGTGCTCACTGCTGGACGGGCTGTCGGGACCCACCACCCGGGCCCGGATCTGGCGAGGGCTGACCCAGGAGGACGCGGTCAGCCGCACCCTGCACGAGCACCGCGCGATCCTCGGCGCCCTGCGCGACCGGGACGCGGAGGCGGCCCGCTCATGGGCGACGGTGCACATCGCAAGCGTGGAGCAGTGGCTGCGCTCCACGCTGTGA
- a CDS encoding PAC2 family protein yields MIELEGVPELIDPVMVAAFEGWNDAGDAASTAVAHLDREWKGEVFAALDAEDYYDFQVNRPTVWMDAGVRKITWPTTRLSVVRVGGDKPRDLVLVRGIEPSMRWRSFCNELLGFAHELGVELVVILGALLGDTPHTRPVPISGTTSDPDLARRMDLEETKYEGPTGIVGVLQEACTHAGVPAVSLWAAVPHYVSQPPNPKATLALLNRLEDLIDVRIPLGELPEDARAWQVGVDQLAAEDSEVAEYVQSLEEARDTAELPEASGEAIAREFERYLRRRDGGPSAGGHATESGDGTYLRDNPSGRTRPPKPPKTGPEDDESSED; encoded by the coding sequence GTGATCGAGCTCGAGGGGGTTCCCGAGCTGATCGACCCGGTCATGGTGGCCGCGTTCGAGGGCTGGAACGATGCCGGCGACGCCGCCTCCACCGCGGTCGCGCATCTCGACAGGGAGTGGAAGGGCGAGGTCTTCGCGGCGCTGGACGCCGAGGACTACTACGACTTCCAGGTCAACCGCCCCACGGTATGGATGGACGCGGGCGTACGGAAGATCACCTGGCCCACGACAAGGTTGTCGGTGGTCCGGGTCGGCGGCGACAAGCCGCGTGATCTCGTGCTCGTCCGGGGTATCGAGCCGTCCATGCGCTGGCGCTCGTTCTGCAACGAGTTGCTGGGCTTCGCGCATGAATTGGGCGTGGAGCTGGTGGTCATCCTGGGCGCCCTGCTCGGCGACACCCCGCACACACGTCCGGTCCCGATCTCCGGGACCACGTCGGACCCGGATCTGGCCCGTCGTATGGATCTCGAGGAGACCAAGTACGAGGGCCCGACGGGCATCGTCGGTGTCCTTCAGGAGGCGTGCACGCACGCGGGCGTGCCGGCCGTCAGCCTCTGGGCGGCAGTACCGCACTATGTGTCGCAGCCGCCCAACCCGAAGGCGACGCTGGCCCTGCTGAACCGGCTTGAGGATCTGATCGACGTGCGCATCCCGCTGGGCGAGCTCCCCGAGGACGCGCGGGCCTGGCAGGTGGGCGTGGACCAGCTGGCCGCCGAGGACAGCGAGGTCGCCGAGTATGTGCAGTCGCTGGAGGAGGCCCGGGACACCGCGGAGCTTCCCGAGGCGTCGGGCGAGGCGATTGCCCGCGAGTTCGAGCGGTATCTGCGGCGCCGGGACGGCGGCCCGTCGGCCGGCGGACACGCGACCGAGAGCGGTGACGGCACCTATCTGCGGGACAACCCCAGCGGTCGCACCCGCCCGCCGAAGCCGCCCAAGACGGGTCCCGAGGACGACGAGTCGTCGGAGGACTGA
- a CDS encoding SMP-30/gluconolactonase/LRE family protein produces MAPTHGSFAHHLTRRRLLTVGAVATGAALVGAPARAAAGPTVIPLPNGFRPEGITIGGGPYAYLGSLGDGSIYRADLRTGSGSIVSAGPGTPSVGLKLDDRGRLFIAGRGQGARVVDARSGEILASYVLSTTTPTFANDVFLTPRAAWFTDSYQPALYALPLGRHGELPGADEVVRITLGGAWSQVPGEVVNANGITRTPDGSALLVVQSGVGALHRVNPRTGVTELVDLGDAAPLTNGDGLLLIGRTLYVVQNRQNAIDVFTLAADGRSGVFRRRITDPAFDVPTTVAAYKGRLYLPNARFTTTPTPETTYAVISVPK; encoded by the coding sequence GTGGCTCCCACTCACGGTTCCTTCGCACATCACCTCACCCGCCGCAGACTGCTGACCGTCGGCGCGGTGGCGACCGGTGCCGCGCTCGTCGGCGCGCCCGCCCGGGCCGCCGCCGGGCCCACCGTCATCCCCCTGCCGAACGGCTTCCGTCCGGAGGGCATCACGATCGGCGGCGGACCGTACGCCTACCTCGGCTCCCTCGGCGACGGCTCCATCTACCGCGCCGATCTGCGCACCGGATCGGGCTCCATCGTCTCGGCCGGACCCGGCACGCCCTCGGTCGGGCTCAAACTCGACGACCGGGGACGCCTGTTCATCGCCGGACGCGGCCAGGGCGCCCGCGTCGTGGACGCCCGCAGCGGCGAGATCCTTGCCTCGTACGTCCTTTCCACCACCACCCCCACCTTCGCCAACGACGTGTTCCTGACCCCGCGCGCGGCCTGGTTCACCGACTCCTACCAGCCCGCCCTGTACGCCCTCCCGCTCGGCCGGCACGGTGAACTGCCGGGCGCGGACGAGGTCGTACGGATCACCCTCGGCGGCGCGTGGAGCCAGGTGCCCGGCGAGGTCGTCAACGCCAACGGCATCACCCGCACCCCGGACGGCTCGGCGCTGCTCGTGGTGCAGTCCGGGGTCGGCGCCCTGCACCGGGTCAACCCGCGCACCGGCGTCACCGAACTCGTCGACCTCGGCGACGCGGCACCGCTCACCAACGGCGACGGGCTGCTGCTGATCGGGCGGACGCTGTACGTCGTACAGAACCGGCAGAACGCCATCGACGTCTTCACGCTGGCCGCCGACGGACGCAGCGGTGTCTTCCGGCGCCGGATCACCGACCCCGCCTTCGACGTGCCGACGACGGTGGCCGCCTACAAGGGGCGGCTCTACCTGCCCAACGCGCGGTTCACCACGACGCCGACGCCCGAGACGACGTACGCCGTGATCTCCGTGCCGAAGTGA
- a CDS encoding S8 family peptidase, whose amino-acid sequence MTEQVQPEQGPGTSGPGPDGAGFTYRGAEQELIVVARPEARLRAAQAEGVRSAAGADVSALNMFLDDEQLALEPLFGSEERLADAENDLALFYRVRGGESRAAELRSRIAALPGVDTAYVKPGAVPATLQSEENRRLKEGATVTPDFSSRQGYLRPGPEGIDAHWAWQRPGGTGQGVTVIDVEGAWQLGHEDLAAKLAGVVVGTPVDDLAWRNHGTAVIGVIGGDQGQYGVQGAVPDTVTAAASFQGLGTAAAIHAAAERLGPGDIVLVELHRPGPRFEYAERDDQRGYIPLEWWPDDFAAVRHATAKGVLVVAAAGNGAESLDDAVYERRPDEFPQGWRNPFNPSNQSSGAVLVGAGAPPPGTHGRDHGPDRSRLAFSNYGSRVDAQGWGREVTTTGGFWDRPGDLQGGPEEIAWYTDTFSGTSAASPVVVGALAALQGMLKAAGQSPMAPERARAVLRASGSPQQDAPGRPASQRIGSRPDIKAAATHLLPHAVGTGQAERYWDELLPYPRELPPRLRLFVAGGWRNLNRPSPEIRQAVHTAFAGGRPDVRVWFSDDEIVGLVITG is encoded by the coding sequence ATGACCGAGCAGGTACAGCCGGAACAGGGCCCGGGAACGTCCGGACCGGGACCCGACGGAGCGGGATTCACCTATCGAGGAGCGGAGCAGGAACTGATCGTCGTCGCCCGCCCGGAGGCCCGGCTGCGGGCTGCCCAGGCCGAGGGCGTACGGTCGGCGGCGGGCGCCGATGTGTCGGCGCTGAACATGTTCCTCGACGACGAACAGCTCGCCCTGGAACCGCTGTTCGGCAGCGAGGAGCGGCTCGCGGACGCCGAGAACGACCTCGCGCTGTTCTACCGGGTGCGCGGTGGCGAGAGCCGCGCGGCGGAGCTGCGGTCGCGGATCGCGGCGCTGCCGGGCGTGGACACGGCGTATGTGAAACCGGGCGCCGTGCCCGCGACCTTGCAGAGCGAGGAGAACCGGCGTCTGAAGGAGGGCGCGACCGTCACCCCCGATTTCAGCAGCCGCCAGGGCTACTTGCGGCCCGGGCCCGAGGGGATCGACGCCCACTGGGCCTGGCAGCGGCCCGGCGGGACGGGTCAGGGCGTGACGGTGATCGATGTGGAGGGCGCCTGGCAGCTGGGCCACGAGGACCTGGCCGCGAAGCTCGCCGGGGTGGTCGTCGGCACCCCGGTCGACGATCTCGCCTGGCGCAACCACGGCACCGCCGTGATCGGCGTGATCGGCGGCGACCAGGGCCAGTACGGCGTCCAGGGCGCCGTACCCGACACGGTGACCGCCGCCGCATCCTTCCAGGGGCTCGGCACCGCGGCCGCGATCCACGCGGCGGCGGAACGGCTCGGTCCCGGTGACATCGTGCTGGTCGAACTGCACCGTCCTGGACCGCGGTTCGAGTACGCCGAGCGCGACGACCAGCGCGGCTACATCCCGCTGGAATGGTGGCCGGACGACTTCGCGGCCGTCCGTCACGCCACCGCCAAGGGCGTGCTCGTGGTCGCCGCCGCCGGAAACGGCGCCGAGTCGCTCGACGACGCGGTCTACGAGCGCCGCCCGGACGAGTTCCCGCAGGGGTGGCGCAACCCGTTCAACCCGTCCAACCAGTCCTCCGGTGCCGTCCTGGTCGGCGCGGGCGCTCCGCCGCCCGGCACGCACGGCCGGGACCACGGCCCGGACCGGTCGAGGCTGGCGTTCTCCAACTACGGCTCACGCGTGGACGCGCAGGGCTGGGGGCGCGAGGTCACGACCACCGGCGGCTTCTGGGACCGGCCCGGCGATCTGCAGGGCGGGCCCGAGGAGATCGCCTGGTACACCGACACGTTCTCGGGGACCTCCGCCGCCTCGCCGGTGGTGGTCGGCGCGCTGGCCGCGCTGCAGGGCATGCTCAAGGCGGCCGGCCAGAGCCCGATGGCCCCCGAACGTGCCCGCGCGGTGCTGCGCGCGAGCGGTTCGCCGCAGCAGGACGCGCCGGGCCGGCCGGCCTCGCAGCGGATCGGCAGCCGGCCCGACATCAAGGCGGCGGCCACACATCTGCTGCCGCACGCGGTCGGCACCGGCCAGGCCGAACGGTACTGGGACGAACTGCTGCCGTATCCGCGTGAACTCCCGCCGAGGCTCCGGCTGTTCGTGGCCGGCGGCTGGCGGAACCTGAACCGTCCGTCCCCCGAGATCCGCCAGGCGGTGCACACCGCCTTCGCGGGGGGACGGCCCGACGTCCGGGTGTGGTTCTCGGACGACGAGATCGTCGGCCTGGTGATCACCGGCTGA
- the mshC gene encoding cysteine--1-D-myo-inosityl 2-amino-2-deoxy-alpha-D-glucopyranoside ligase: MYAWPASEVPALPGKGRDLRIHDTATGGLVTLETGPVARIYVCGITPYDATHLGHAATYNAFDLVQRVWLDTKRQVHYVQNVTDVDDPLLERAERDGLDWVALAEKETALFREDMTALRMLPPRHYIGAVEAIPGIVPLVERLRDAGAAYELEGDIYFSVEADPNFGKVSGLDAAAMRLLSAERGGDPDRPGKKNPLDPMLWMAAREGEPSWDGASLGRGRPGWHIECVAIALDHLGMGFDVQGGGSDLAFPHHEMGASHAQALTGEFPMAKAYVHAGMVALHGEKMSKSKGNLVFVSTLRRDGVDPAAIRLALLAHHYRADWEWTDQVLEDAVARLGRWRAAVSRPDGPPADALVEEIREALANDLDAPAALAAVDRWAALQEERGGTDEGAPGVVSRAVDALLGVAL; this comes from the coding sequence ATGTATGCCTGGCCCGCTTCTGAGGTCCCCGCCCTGCCCGGCAAGGGCCGCGACCTCCGGATCCACGACACCGCGACCGGTGGACTCGTCACCCTCGAGACCGGTCCCGTCGCCCGTATCTACGTCTGCGGCATCACCCCGTACGACGCGACCCACCTGGGACACGCGGCGACCTACAACGCGTTCGACCTCGTGCAGCGCGTGTGGCTCGACACCAAGCGGCAGGTCCACTACGTCCAGAACGTCACCGACGTCGACGACCCGCTGCTGGAGCGGGCCGAGCGCGACGGCCTCGACTGGGTGGCCCTCGCCGAGAAGGAGACCGCCCTCTTCCGCGAGGACATGACCGCCCTGCGGATGCTGCCCCCGCGGCACTACATAGGCGCCGTCGAGGCGATACCCGGCATCGTGCCGCTCGTCGAGCGGCTGCGGGACGCGGGCGCCGCCTACGAACTCGAGGGCGACATCTACTTCTCCGTCGAGGCCGACCCGAACTTCGGCAAGGTCTCGGGCCTCGACGCGGCCGCGATGCGGCTGCTGTCCGCCGAGCGCGGCGGCGACCCGGACCGTCCGGGCAAGAAGAACCCGCTCGACCCGATGCTGTGGATGGCCGCCCGCGAGGGCGAGCCGAGCTGGGACGGCGCCTCGCTCGGCCGGGGCCGCCCCGGCTGGCACATCGAGTGCGTGGCCATCGCCCTCGACCACCTCGGCATGGGCTTCGACGTCCAGGGCGGCGGCTCCGACCTCGCCTTCCCGCACCACGAGATGGGCGCCTCGCACGCCCAGGCGCTGACCGGCGAGTTCCCCATGGCCAAGGCCTACGTCCACGCCGGAATGGTCGCCCTGCACGGCGAGAAGATGTCCAAGTCCAAGGGCAACCTGGTCTTCGTCTCCACGCTGCGCCGGGACGGCGTCGACCCGGCCGCCATCCGGCTGGCGCTCCTCGCCCACCACTACCGGGCCGACTGGGAGTGGACCGACCAGGTGCTCGAGGACGCCGTCGCCCGCCTCGGCCGCTGGCGCGCGGCCGTGTCCCGGCCCGACGGCCCCCCTGCCGACGCGCTCGTCGAGGAGATCCGCGAGGCCCTCGCGAACGACCTGGACGCCCCGGCCGCGCTCGCCGCGGTCGACCGCTGGGCGGCGCTCCAGGAGGAGCGGGGCGGCACGGACGAGGGCGCCCCCGGCGTCGTATCGCGTGCCGTGGACGCGCTGCTGGGCGTGGCCCTGTAA
- a CDS encoding SCO1664 family protein: MSAPERIPPRSVTPLDLLTEGELTVRGRIREASNAALFCTVAYAGQEASCIYKPIAGERPLWDFPDGTLAEREVAAYAVSEATGWGLVPPTVLRDGPYGEGMCQLWIDVVPGAELLALVDREEPEPGWKAIAFAEVGEGRTALLVHADDERLRRLAVLDAVINNADRKGGHLLPAAEERLFGIDHGVTFNVENKLRTLLWGWAGEALTGEAVEVLKGLREALEPDGTLRSTLASLITAAEIDATRARVEAMLTAGIHPEPSGEWPTIPWPPV; the protein is encoded by the coding sequence ATGTCCGCGCCAGAACGGATACCGCCGCGGAGCGTGACCCCGCTGGATCTGCTCACCGAGGGTGAGCTGACCGTCCGCGGCCGCATCCGTGAGGCCTCCAACGCGGCCCTGTTCTGCACGGTGGCGTACGCGGGCCAGGAGGCGTCCTGCATCTACAAGCCGATCGCCGGGGAGCGCCCGCTGTGGGACTTCCCCGACGGCACCCTCGCCGAGCGCGAGGTCGCCGCGTACGCGGTCTCCGAGGCGACCGGCTGGGGGCTCGTACCGCCCACCGTGCTGCGCGACGGGCCCTACGGCGAGGGCATGTGCCAGCTGTGGATCGACGTCGTGCCCGGCGCCGAGCTGCTCGCGCTGGTGGACCGGGAGGAGCCGGAGCCGGGCTGGAAGGCCATCGCCTTCGCCGAGGTCGGTGAGGGGCGGACGGCCCTGCTGGTGCACGCCGACGACGAGCGGCTGCGGCGGCTCGCCGTCCTGGACGCCGTGATCAACAACGCCGACCGCAAGGGCGGCCATCTGCTGCCCGCCGCCGAGGAGAGGCTCTTCGGGATCGACCACGGCGTCACGTTCAACGTCGAGAACAAGCTGCGCACCCTGCTGTGGGGCTGGGCGGGCGAGGCCCTGACCGGCGAGGCCGTCGAGGTGCTGAAGGGCCTGAGGGAGGCCCTGGAGCCGGACGGGACGCTGCGGTCCACGCTCGCCTCCCTGATCACCGCGGCGGAGATCGACGCCACACGCGCGCGTGTCGAGGCGATGCTCACCGCGGGCATCCACCCCGAGCCGAGCGGGGAGTGGCCCACGATCCCGTGGCCGCCGGTATAG
- a CDS encoding DUF3090 domain-containing protein produces MSRQVFLYDPPERFVAGTVGLPGRRTFFLQASAGSRVTSVALEKTQVAALAERMDELLDEVVRRSGGSAAVPAMAPTEVADTAPLDTPIEEEFRVGTMALAWDGEEQRMIVEAQALVELEADSEEDLAEAEERLLQDEENGPPMLRVRLTGAQARAFAKRALDVVNAGRPPCPLCSLPLDPEGHVCPRQNGYRRGA; encoded by the coding sequence GTGTCCCGTCAGGTGTTCCTCTACGACCCGCCGGAGCGTTTCGTGGCCGGCACGGTCGGACTGCCCGGACGCCGTACGTTCTTCCTCCAGGCCTCCGCCGGCTCCCGGGTGACCAGCGTGGCCCTGGAGAAGACACAGGTGGCAGCGCTCGCCGAGCGCATGGACGAACTGCTCGACGAGGTCGTACGGCGCAGCGGCGGCAGCGCCGCGGTGCCCGCCATGGCGCCCACCGAGGTCGCCGACACCGCCCCCCTCGACACCCCGATCGAGGAGGAGTTCCGGGTCGGCACCATGGCCCTCGCCTGGGACGGCGAGGAGCAGCGCATGATCGTCGAGGCGCAGGCGCTGGTCGAGCTGGAGGCGGACTCCGAGGAGGACCTCGCCGAGGCCGAGGAGCGGCTGCTGCAGGACGAGGAGAACGGCCCCCCGATGCTGCGGGTCCGGCTCACCGGCGCGCAGGCCCGGGCCTTCGCCAAGCGCGCCCTGGACGTCGTCAACGCCGGGCGGCCGCCGTGCCCGCTGTGCAGCCTGCCCCTGGACCCGGAGGGACACGTATGTCCGCGCCAGAACGGATACCGCCGCGGAGCGTGA
- a CDS encoding histidine phosphatase family protein: protein MPTLILVRHGRSTANTEGLLAGWTPGVALDERGAAQAAALPARLAELPISEVVTSPLQRCEETIRPLLDARPGLRAHTDERIGECHYGDWSGRKLAELKDEPLMEVVQAHPSAAAFPGGESMRSMQTRAAEAVREWNARVERDHGADAVYLMCSHGDIIKSLVADALGLHLDLFQRIAVEPCSITAIRYTRLRPFLLRLGDTGDFASLAPRAEPPAADAPVGGGAGAP, encoded by the coding sequence ATGCCCACGCTGATCCTGGTCCGGCACGGACGTTCCACCGCCAACACCGAAGGGCTGCTCGCCGGCTGGACGCCGGGCGTCGCCCTCGACGAACGCGGCGCCGCGCAGGCCGCCGCCCTGCCCGCACGCCTCGCCGAGCTGCCGATCTCCGAGGTCGTCACCAGCCCGCTGCAGCGCTGCGAGGAGACGATCCGGCCCCTCCTCGACGCCCGGCCCGGACTGCGCGCGCACACCGACGAGCGGATCGGGGAGTGCCACTACGGCGACTGGTCCGGCCGCAAGCTCGCCGAGCTCAAGGACGAGCCGCTGATGGAGGTCGTCCAGGCACACCCGTCGGCGGCAGCCTTCCCGGGCGGTGAGTCGATGCGGTCGATGCAGACGCGCGCCGCCGAGGCCGTACGCGAGTGGAACGCGCGCGTGGAGCGCGATCACGGCGCCGACGCCGTGTATTTGATGTGCTCGCACGGCGACATCATCAAGTCCCTCGTCGCGGACGCACTCGGACTTCATCTCGACCTCTTCCAGCGGATCGCTGTCGAACCGTGTTCCATCACCGCGATCCGTTACACCCGGCTCAGGCCGTTTCTCCTCCGCCTCGGTGACACCGGTGACTTCGCGTCCCTGGCGCCGCGCGCGGAACCGCCGGCCGCAGACGCCCCTGTCGGGGGCGGTGCGGGCGCACCGTGA
- the corA gene encoding magnesium/cobalt transporter CorA has product MIVDCAIYRDGRRTEGPADFSDALDECRMSGNAFVWIGLYEPTEKEFDKVTEEFGLHPLAVEDALNAHQRPKLEVYDDSLFMVLKPVGYEPHSDTVSAGEVMIFLGDSFVVTVRHGEESPLAAVRHRLEAEPDMLRHGPTAVLYSITDAAVDHYLEVAGELGTDLEELEAEVFSPTSGGSRHTASRIYNFKRQILEFRRATGPLAQPLTRLAGDGLFGVRVPFVHEKAQPFFRDVNDHLTRVNESVEGLDRLVSDILSAHLAQMSVRQNDDMRKISAWAAMAAVPTMIAGVYGMNFDHMPELHWVWSYPALIAGMAALEVLLFRLFKSRGWL; this is encoded by the coding sequence GTGATCGTCGACTGCGCCATCTACCGCGACGGACGCCGTACGGAGGGGCCCGCGGACTTCTCCGACGCCCTGGACGAGTGCCGTATGTCGGGGAACGCCTTCGTCTGGATCGGCCTCTACGAGCCCACCGAGAAGGAGTTCGACAAGGTCACGGAGGAGTTCGGGCTGCACCCCCTGGCCGTCGAGGACGCCCTCAACGCGCATCAGCGGCCCAAACTGGAGGTCTACGACGACTCGTTGTTCATGGTGCTCAAACCGGTGGGCTACGAACCGCACAGCGACACCGTCTCGGCCGGCGAGGTCATGATCTTCCTCGGGGACTCCTTCGTGGTGACCGTGCGGCACGGCGAGGAGTCGCCTCTGGCGGCCGTGCGGCACCGGCTGGAGGCGGAGCCGGACATGCTTCGGCACGGTCCCACGGCGGTGCTGTACTCGATCACCGACGCGGCGGTCGACCACTATCTGGAGGTGGCGGGCGAGCTGGGGACCGACCTGGAGGAGCTGGAGGCGGAGGTGTTCTCGCCGACCAGCGGGGGCTCGCGGCACACGGCGTCCCGGATCTACAACTTCAAGCGCCAGATCCTGGAGTTCCGCCGGGCCACGGGGCCGCTCGCCCAGCCCCTGACCCGGCTCGCGGGCGACGGCCTCTTCGGCGTCCGGGTGCCCTTCGTGCACGAGAAGGCGCAGCCCTTCTTCCGGGACGTCAATGACCACCTCACGCGGGTGAACGAGTCGGTGGAGGGCCTGGACCGGCTGGTGTCGGACATCCTGTCGGCGCATCTGGCGCAGATGAGCGTCCGGCAGAACGACGACATGCGGAAGATCTCCGCGTGGGCGGCCATGGCCGCGGTCCCCACGATGATCGCGGGGGTCTACGGCATGAACTTCGACCACATGCCCGAGCTGCACTGGGTGTGGTCGTATCCGGCGCTGATCGCGGGCATGGCCGCCTTGGAGGTCTTGCTGTTCCGGCTCTTCAAGAGCCGGGGTTGGTTGTAG
- a CDS encoding ferritin-like domain-containing protein, which produces MLSAKSLFQEILDNDESFALFCSIAASGESQGGWENARIAALVPDGERELAPKITRHGADEDKHGRIFNALLKKRGLEPVPVPHETDYTMLLERHGIGLAHEKLKGEERLTVQDIVTYLAHSRVTEQRASEEMELLRKHFGDHPDLGRAVKMISNDEDNHLAYCHEELLRFAYAGHGRAIQQALRECALAEIRIYRDVSLAVMAHMGRILGWPRAKSAVLAAGIHGVYAWERAAGWRRMVSLKMPERRDALGGPATSAPEFA; this is translated from the coding sequence ATGCTTTCGGCCAAGAGTCTGTTCCAGGAGATCCTCGACAACGACGAGTCCTTCGCCCTGTTCTGCTCCATCGCCGCGAGCGGGGAGTCCCAGGGCGGCTGGGAGAACGCCCGCATCGCCGCGCTCGTTCCGGACGGCGAGCGCGAACTGGCCCCCAAGATCACCCGCCATGGTGCCGACGAGGACAAGCACGGGCGGATCTTCAACGCCCTGCTGAAGAAGCGCGGCCTGGAACCCGTCCCCGTCCCGCACGAGACCGACTACACGATGCTCCTGGAGCGACACGGCATCGGCCTGGCCCACGAGAAGCTCAAGGGCGAGGAGCGGCTCACCGTGCAGGACATCGTCACCTACCTCGCCCACAGCAGGGTCACCGAGCAGCGCGCCTCGGAGGAGATGGAGCTGCTGCGCAAGCACTTCGGCGACCATCCCGACCTCGGCCGCGCGGTGAAGATGATCTCCAACGACGAGGACAACCACCTCGCCTACTGCCACGAGGAGCTGCTGCGCTTCGCATACGCCGGTCACGGCCGCGCGATCCAGCAGGCCCTCAGGGAGTGCGCGCTGGCGGAGATCCGGATCTACCGGGACGTCAGCCTTGCCGTCATGGCCCACATGGGCCGCATCCTCGGCTGGCCGCGCGCCAAGTCGGCGGTGCTCGCAGCCGGCATCCACGGCGTGTACGCCTGGGAGCGGGCCGCGGGCTGGCGGCGCATGGTGTCCCTGAAGATGCCGGAACGGCGCGACGCGCTGGGCGGCCCGGCGACCTCGGCCCCCGAATTCGCGTAA
- a CDS encoding LLM class F420-dependent oxidoreductase — MQLGINLGYWGAGMDGDNLAVAQEADRLGYAVCWAAEAYGSDAATVLSWVAAKTERIDVGSAIFQIPARQPAMTAMTAATLDSLSGGRFRLGLGVSGPQVSEGWYGVKFDKPLSRTREYVEIVRKAMSRERLSHEGEHWTLPLPGGPGKPIKLTVHPTREHIPLYVAAIGPKNLEQTGEIADGALLIFPSAENLEDTAIKYLRAGREKAGKTLDGFDVCPTLPLALGDNIAALADTFRPYTALYVGGMGSRKQNFYNQLAQRMGYEKEAAEIQDKYLSGDKQGAAAAVPHDLIDKTTLLGSVDRIADRMKAYAAAGVTTLTLAPAGFTLDERLASLRAGTEALERAGLA, encoded by the coding sequence ATGCAGCTCGGGATCAACCTCGGCTACTGGGGTGCCGGAATGGACGGGGACAACCTCGCCGTCGCCCAGGAGGCCGACCGCCTCGGCTACGCCGTCTGCTGGGCCGCCGAGGCCTACGGCTCCGACGCCGCCACCGTGCTCAGCTGGGTCGCCGCCAAGACCGAGCGCATCGACGTCGGTTCGGCCATCTTCCAGATCCCGGCCCGGCAGCCGGCGATGACCGCCATGACTGCCGCCACCCTCGACTCGCTCTCCGGCGGCCGCTTCCGCCTCGGCCTCGGCGTCTCCGGACCGCAGGTCTCCGAGGGCTGGTACGGCGTCAAGTTCGACAAGCCGCTCTCCCGCACCCGCGAGTACGTGGAGATCGTCCGCAAGGCCATGAGCCGCGAGCGGCTGAGCCACGAGGGCGAGCACTGGACGCTGCCGCTGCCCGGCGGCCCGGGCAAGCCCATCAAGCTCACCGTGCACCCCACCCGCGAGCACATCCCGCTGTACGTCGCCGCCATCGGCCCGAAGAACCTCGAGCAGACCGGTGAGATCGCCGACGGCGCGCTGCTGATCTTCCCCTCCGCCGAGAATCTGGAGGACACCGCGATCAAGTACCTGCGCGCGGGCCGTGAGAAGGCCGGCAAGACGCTCGACGGCTTCGACGTCTGCCCGACCCTCCCGCTCGCCCTCGGCGACAACATCGCCGCGCTCGCCGACACCTTCCGCCCCTACACCGCTCTGTACGTCGGCGGCATGGGCAGCCGCAAGCAGAACTTCTACAACCAGCTCGCCCAGCGCATGGGGTACGAGAAGGAAGCCGCCGAGATCCAGGACAAGTACCTGTCCGGCGACAAGCAGGGCGCCGCGGCCGCCGTACCGCACGACCTGATCGACAAGACCACCCTGCTGGGTTCGGTCGACCGGATCGCGGACCGGATGAAGGCCTACGCGGCGGCCGGTGTCACGACCCTCACCCTCGCTCCCGCGGGCTTCACCCTGGACGAGCGCCTCGCCTCGCTGCGCGCCGGCACCGAGGCCCTGGAGCGCGCCGGACTGGCCTAG